Proteins encoded within one genomic window of Caldisericum sp.:
- a CDS encoding restriction endonuclease subunit S, whose translation NEEFVYNEELGREIPKGWVVKKSSEIIEYNPSVKLEFRKLYHFVEMKDVSTKSLTCEYSFKEFTGSGVKYYSGDTLLARITPSLENGKTAYVWFINEHEKGFGSTEFFVLHPRSNYLKEFAYLLAKSEDFRELAINSMSGTSGRQRADINALKNYLLPLSPFPILQKFHSIVEPLFQKIILNQKEIMALRKVRDTLLPLLVFGKLRIEEV comes from the coding sequence AACGAAGAGTTTGTTTATAATGAAGAACTGGGAAGAGAGATACCGAAGGGGTGGGTAGTTAAAAAGAGTAGCGAAATTATAGAATATAACCCATCGGTAAAATTGGAATTTAGAAAGTTGTACCATTTTGTTGAAATGAAAGATGTATCTACAAAATCTTTAACCTGCGAATATAGTTTTAAGGAGTTTACAGGTTCTGGTGTCAAATATTATAGTGGTGATACTTTGCTAGCGCGTATTACACCGTCGTTGGAGAATGGAAAGACTGCTTATGTTTGGTTCATAAATGAACATGAAAAAGGTTTTGGAAGCACAGAGTTTTTTGTTTTGCATCCAAGGAGCAATTATCTTAAAGAATTTGCTTATTTGCTTGCGAAAAGCGAGGATTTTAGAGAGTTAGCCATAAACAGTATGAGCGGAACTTCTGGAAGGCAACGAGCGGACATAAACGCCTTAAAAAATTATCTTTTGCCTTTGTCTCCCTTCCCTATTCTTCAAAAATTCCATTCCATTGTTGAGCCACTCTTCCAAAAAATTATCCTCAACCAAAAAGAAATTATGGCTCTTCGCAAAGTAAGAGATACGCTTTTGCCGTTACTTGTTTTTGGAAAATTAAGGATCGAGGAGGTATGA
- a CDS encoding restriction endonuclease subunit S: MIKFRWEKEFKETEIGEIPKDWEILRISDIATIKNGKRPDTIKEFGVYQVWGANGLMGYTDNNIFVATEESLITGRVGSLGNIFYIEKDSKVWFSDNVLIIYPDKLKTNLKFLYFQLLTRKDDILSLDVGSTQPLLTQSALKNLLIPLPPLAEQTRIANVLSWFDDLIENKKRQNEILEKTAMAIFKNWFIDFEPFKNEEFVYNEELGREIPKGW; the protein is encoded by the coding sequence ATGATTAAATTTAGATGGGAAAAGGAGTTTAAGGAAACCGAAATTGGAGAGATACCCAAGGATTGGGAGATATTGCGGATTAGCGATATTGCAACTATTAAAAATGGAAAGAGACCTGATACTATAAAAGAATTTGGCGTTTACCAAGTCTGGGGAGCAAATGGGCTTATGGGATATACCGATAATAACATTTTTGTAGCAACAGAGGAGTCCTTGATAACAGGTAGAGTAGGATCTTTAGGAAATATTTTCTATATAGAAAAAGATTCAAAAGTTTGGTTTTCTGATAATGTCTTGATTATATATCCTGATAAGTTAAAGACAAACTTAAAATTCCTCTATTTTCAACTATTGACACGTAAAGACGATATTTTAAGTTTGGATGTTGGTTCTACTCAACCGTTGCTTACTCAAAGTGCCCTCAAGAACCTTTTAATTCCTTTACCTCCTCTCGCCGAACAAACAAGGATTGCTAATGTTTTATCGTGGTTTGATGATTTGATTGAGAACAAGAAAAGGCAAAATGAGATTTTAGAAAAAACGGCAATGGCAATTTTCAAAAACTGGTTCATCGATTTTGAGCCGTTTAAGAACGAAGAGTTTGTTTATAATGAAGAACTGGGAAGAGAGATACCGAAGGGGTGGG